The Vigna unguiculata cultivar IT97K-499-35 chromosome 1, ASM411807v1, whole genome shotgun sequence nucleotide sequence AGTATGTCTCAAAATTTTAGTAAAGCAACGTTCATCTTTTAAATATGCgtaatacttttataattataaccatattaaattatgtattatttatattattttaatatatatatatatatatattttataaccctattaataattattgtataaatatataatattttagtatattattatgtttttctcaaaaattattgttttcacATTACATTTAAAGGATTTTAAAGGTTGTTAGATGTATGAAATAaccaaaaatgtcaaaattctttaaccaataataaaagtttacGAGTGAACAAAGATATTTACGATAATTAGGTTCAAATTATACTCTTCAATAATAGAATTTAGATTGATTTTAGGCAAGTgaatatattacaaattctCAATATATCTACTTTCACTTTGGAAAATTGATTAGAAGTTCtaatctatttttgaaaatagagaaagaggaagaaaaataaaattgatgatatACACCCATGAGAAGAGTTATCTTCAGCTAAGCTATGAAGATTAAATAAGTCTAGTTTACGAATTAGAATGGATTTATTGTAAGAAGATATGATTTGAAATCCAGGGGACAAAAAGCTAAAAATACATGACTCAGAAGTGGTACACAATCCTATGTTACGTAAGTGCTTACGTGAACATTCACTGATACATCGATGCCTATATATTACTTACAAATCAACTACATGAGCCAATCGAAGTCATTGTATTGTGATTTGTACCTTGTCATTACCGCAAAAGCATGCCTTCGCAAGAACGAAAGCCACACTTTGTCCTGTTTCCATTGATGGCCCAAGGCCACATGATCCCCATGATGGACATCGCAAAAATACTGGTCCATCGCAACATCACTGTGACAGTAGTCACAACTCCACACAATGCAACACGTTTCACCTCAATCTTTGATCGTTATGTTGAATCCGGCTTTCCCATTAGATTAGTTCAAGTTCAATTCCCATGTGAAGAAGCAGGAGTACCTGATGGGTGTGAGAATCTCGACATGATACCTTCACTGGGCACAGCCACAGGTTTTTTCCAAGCAACAAGCCTTCTGCAACAACCGGTGGAAAAACTGTTTGAAGAGTTAACACCAGCCCCAAGCTGCGTCATATCTGATATGTGTTTGCCATACACATCCCATATCGccaaaaaattcaatattcCAAGGATTTCTTTTGGCGGAGTAAGTTGCTTTTTTATTCTGTGTAAGCATAATATGGCAATCTATAATGTTCTGGAGAGTGTAACGTCTGAGTCCGATTCCTTTGTTGTGCCCGGTATCGCTGACAAAATTGAAATCACCAAAGCACAGTCTGCACAACCGATGAATGAAAGCTGGAAATATTTTAGTGGAGAAATTGTGGCTGCTGAAATGGCTACTTACGGGGTAATCATGAATTCTTTTGAAGAGTTGGAGGCAGCGTATGCAAGGGATTACAAGAAGGTGAAAGATGGTAAAGTGTGGTGCATAGGACCTGTGTCTCTTGTTAACAAGGATCACTTGGATAAGGCTCAAAGAGGTAGAGCTTCAGTTGATGAGTCTCAACATGTAAAATGGCTTGATAATCAGAAGGAAGGGAGTGTAATCTATGCATGCCTCGGAAGCCTGTGCAATTTAACAGCACCACAGTTGATAGAGCTTGGTTTGGCCTTGGAAGCATCAGAAAGACCCTTCATTTGGGTTATCAGAGGAGGAAATCATTCAGCAGCATTGGAAAAGTGGATTGAGGAAAACGGATTTGAGGAAAGGACAAGTGGTAGAAGCCTTCTGATTCGGGGTTGGGCACCTCAATTGTTAATATTATCACACCCTGCAATTGGAGGGTTCATAACACACTGTGGTTGGAACTCCACCTTAGAAGCAATATGTGCGGGTGTTCCGATGATTACGTGGCCACTGTTTGCGGATCAGTTCTTGAATGAAAGTTTTGTGGTGCAGGTTCTAAAAGTTGGAGTGAAGGTTGGGGTGGAAATTCAGATGACATgggggaaggaagaggaaatTGGCGTGGCAGTGAAAAAGGAAGACGTTGAAAGGGCCATTGTGGAGATAATGGAAGTGACAAGTGAAagtgaagaaagaagaaaaagggttAGAGAATTGAGTGTGATGGCTGAAAGAGCCGTGGAGAAAGGGGGTTCCTCTCACTCTAATGTCACCTTGCTCATCCAGGATATCATGCAGAAGATCGAGAGAGACGTGTGATCATCTCATTTATACACCAATTTGATGTAAAAGATCATACCTTCAGTTTTTCCCTTATAATTCTCTTTCTATGGAACCATGTTCATCatgatctttttcaaatttactaaTTATCTTATATCTCTTTGAATACCTACCATGACATCtttcaaatttatctttatatttgtgCAAGtctataatatttgaaaatttatatggACAGTTCTATCTTTCCGGCTCATTGGTTCAAgaaaaattttacttttgacAACCTTTTTTCACTTTACATtccaataataaatatatgaaatattataatgaaataatattgtATACGATTATCCTCATTTCACTAATATATAAGTCCATATAATAGGATATGATTATGTGATTGACTGTCAAATAGATTTCATTTTATTCTTCTTCAATAGAGTACGTAAATCTTTTGTGAAGATACAATTTCATTTTACTCATACAAGCGATTATTTTTCCTAATGATTTTTTTGTTAACGTGACTGAAACTTGAAAGTTTAAATACACTATagttaacataataaaaataaacgtcATTTTCATTTTGAGGTTATCGAGCATGGCGTATTGGTTTTACAGTCAAACTTTATGATCACTCGTCTTTTTGCTTTTTGAATTCATGCCATGTAGTGCTTTTTATTAACTGGGTTTCTGTTAAACAAATCACCGGAAGACTGTTTTTTATTCGCAGAAATTTTCTGGCAGTTTTAAAATCATCAGAGacattgttattttttcttttgacagTTGTCACAATACGAATATATTATCACTTGTTATTTCCTGACTTTGTAACAATAATGATCACTACGTTTTTAGATTATCTCAAAAACATCTAATAGTCTGTCGTGTTACGGCAactcacaaaaaatataatttcacgTGGTTAGAAAAACTGCTAGAAAACTATCACCACTAGTTAGTCTCATCACTTCGGTCATATTTCAAATAATGTTTTTCGACAATAATTGGTAAATAAGAAAGTAATCACTTGGGTCAATCAACCTGATTGATGTGTATGTAATGATTAAGTATTGACATTTATTGTATGATGACAGCTTAGAGAAAATGCATAGTTTCTATTTTGTATCCTCTTGAAACATGTTGAGGAGAGAGTCAATAATTTGATATTGCCGGATATTATGACATTGTGGTACTTTTCTCAAGGAAGGTTTTATCAACAACCACAAATACTTTAAAGTTGTAATTATGCTACTTTTAATTaggtcatttaaaaaaattatatttcaacattatatttaaattaatttgtaaaattaaagattgatatttatattaaaatttaaattaatttgtaaaattaaagattgatatttatattaaaatttaataataaaagttataaataaagttaacgttaataatttgtttaaatattcaCATTTTGTTACAATGTATAATGACATTAGTCATTATTTAAAAGACACATGAtctttaaaaaagtattaatattaacatataatggtataaattatgtttttatatgaaatcatattattttattttcctactACTTGCTTATTAGAGGATGTTCTCGCCAAATCATGGAAGAATGGGTATGGATATCTGCAAGTACCTTGATTCTGAAGTCAGTTGGAGTGGAATATTCTAGGAGAATAAGCATAAAATTGAGCTTACCTTCCCCTTTTGAGTTCAAGTTCTTTATTGAGTTTTTTGTGATGTCCTCTactaagcattaaaaatacattattttggtactttaaaaataattttaatagattttaaaacttcaaaattaGTGGTCATTACTGTATTTTATAGACACAATAAAGAACAATAGAGAAAAACAAGTAGAACTCAAACTCCCCATTTTACCTTGGTGTGAATTACCTTTATACTTGCATTTTACTAATTACCTTGATTAACGCTTGGATTATTCCATAAATGCTAATGAATGTCTCATTGTAAGTATCATAACGTCATAACCTCGTAACATCTTGAGTTGATGGCTATCACAGTCACTATAGTTTGTACTTGCCTTTGTTTGACATACCTCTATTAGAGGTTGAGATGtatgtgataattgtgattctTGCTACTACACGATGAAGTTGTCATGACCGAGATGTGTCAGGATCATTTTGGCCTAGATGTATCAGATTTCACATAATTGGTAGGTTGTTCTGAATGAGATGTGTTTGGACAATTTTTGCCCATATGTATTAGGATCATCTTGAACTAGATGTATTAGACTCTTCATGAGGAAAGAGGGAAGAAGTTTAGAAAATAATCATATCTTTGCCTAATATGTATTGGGACCATCTTGGTTAAGTTGTGCAAGTCAACACAATCTTACATGTGCAAGTCCTACACAATACATGAATCAATATCTCTGACTAAGATGTACTAGGATCATCTTGGTCGAGATGTATAAGTCCAATACCATCTGAGATGTACAAGTTCAACACaatacaaagtttttttttaacttgttttattttattttttattttcactctttattttctttttaatacaATGGTTTTAGCAATAGTTTTTCCTTACtggattaaaaagataaaaaagagtGGAAAGGAAGAATAAGTTATTTCAAAGTAATCATTTGTATCTCTTCATCGTATATCAATAATAGTTTAATatcttaaaaagataaaaaaaaaaataaattgaaaggaTTAAATGGACATGACAAGTGCTTACGagataataatgaaatattttttaaccatCATGATATTTATGTGAATTATACTAATTTTGTTGATTATAGTGCTACAAGAAAGTTATTGAATATTGTGGACAAAAATTTTGCATAGTTCTAGCTccctctccttttctttttcatttttgttttctctttcttccactTTGGCTTCCaactagagatgtcaaaatgagtttcaaccCGTGAGTCAACTCGGTTCACTACGGGTTCGAGCcaggttgggttgagaaaaattcaactttttcaaaagtgggttgaactcaacccaactcacttaacccacgggttaaacggttCGAGCCGGATTGAAtgtgggttggcccacttaacccaccaacatttttttacaattattttttaattttttttaaatttttttaataattatttactactcttattatatttgttcacaacttcatatttttaaatgctagaatgttgcttaattatatttgaatagtttgaatgtataattaatttgattatcaagttatatatgttgatactttaatctttaactataatctttatagtaaattacttaagtaaccgtcttataaataattttttctaaattagcatgaaaaaattgtatagtttttttatttatattttgttgaataacatgacagaaaatttgtaatactagttatgctttcttagactatatGGATATTTTATTGGAaatattcttcatatattgctcgtgagcatgatcaaaacattgatttttgattttactatgattgtcatctcatgggttacttaaaaatttatttaaaaatttgaatactaaaaaataaataatttttttaggtggattggtgagccaacccattcAACCCACCAATCTGTAGTGGATTAAGTcgaattacaaaatttatagcTCACCATAAAATGAGCCGGATTAGGTTCATTTATTTTCAACCCCGCTCGTGATGAACCGATCCGTGTAAGCCGGGTTGGCTTCCTTTTACATGTTTACTTCCAACCAACCACGAGAGACGTTACACATTTTTCTACAACATCCAGACCCTCTACCTCTTTTGTGGACCCATCATACCTTCGGTAACAATTTTTGTTTGACATTTACTTGCAACACAGTCACGACATGTGACATGTCTAAAATGTTATATAAGgaaaacttagaaaaaattaaagtaggagagaaaaagaatgagatTTCTTATAAGACAATCTCGAAGAGAGGAAGAGATAAAGaactttaaagaaaattaaataaaaaaaaacttgaaaactaatgttaaattaattgattttggcaataaattatattttttatttaaaattgaggaATTAAAGCCAGTTAAGTTCTaaccataaaatataattaattttttatgttaccGTTAATTAGGTcaatctaataataaattaaattcataatcaattataataaaatataatgggATGGTAGGATACGAGATCTCCCCTGTCATACCCACGGGATAAATATAAGTCTTATACTCCCGTATTTATATTTGTGTGAGTATCTATTATGCAAGTACCtacatcattttttaatatttatgaatatccATGTGTATCCACAGTTAtttacagaaaaataaaaataaacatttaataacatatttgaattgtaaatccaaataaaatacaatgcataacattcataaatttcaaataaagtccaaataatcatttaaatagtgttgaatgacagtttataaagaaataatttttttaaaaactaattgataaaaaaaataactcattcaaaatcaatatgttaaaattttaataatattttttttatttttttaatatagcagatatgggtatccacgggtacataTATGATACCCATACCCACCCCGTAAAAATGCAggtacaaaaaaatattcattactTGCGATATCCATCTACAATATACATCTCTTACTCGTCGCGAAtttttatccgcggatattcGCAGGTAtagatttttttgacattcctaactatgagtgtgtattttattttattatgatagtaatatttaaaataataaataaaattatattacttttcacacatttctttaattaactttgtttttttacttatttttcttccattttttacattttccttttatttctttcctCTAGATCAAAAGGTATTAATATCAAACTAGGTCAATGCATGGCTGTCACTATTTCTAATTTTGTATCATTTTAAGTTGATactaattattttcatatgaaaaaaattaaaatattatttccacAAACAAATGAATAATGTTAAAACGGGTCACACCGacaatattatatgtaaaaacGAGTTGAAAATCTCAATTCACATGTCAAAAGACGGATCTATAGATTAATGGATAGCCcgtcaatttatttttagaaagaaaaaaattaatttatatatatatatatatatatatatatatatatatatattcttataaatatttttaaactttatattatttaattaatgttcctaattgaataaaaattattgtatttaataattgaacttgatttataaatattaataatgtaagctacaataataatatatatttatttgaataatataatattaaaaaaaattattttgttttaatttttaattaaaaaaaacagcaGGGCAGCCATGTGTCTGTCTTTGACTCATCAGTTTGAGGAAATTAGATGAGACAGACCAAAGTAAGTTTGTGGGTTAAAACTCACTCCACACATAACAATTTTGGTAAGCGGTAGCTGGTCAGTGGATCTTGACCAACTTTGTCACCATATCCCTATTTTTagtcaaattattttcattttaagttaATTAGGTAACTATACATATCCACAAAGTAAGTTTAAACTTTAGTTAtacactttttgttttttagtctactttttgtttattaaattatattacaaggttttttgtttttatttgatattgaatTGTGTTTCAATTTGTCATTTTACTATAcccaattattttcttttaattgttaaaattacGTCAATTAATTTCATTGAGTAATAAATAATGATGTCACAATTATTAATAGTATAGATTGACaagaaaaataaaccaaataaaaattgtgattaGTTAGGATACAGCTACACTTATAGTTTGTTTTTATCTTGtccttttttttatgaaatacatATATGCCAATGAAGTAGTTTCAAAAGTTGtggaaaaaaacataaagataaCATTCATAATAATAAGTGTTCAAAACTATGATTTTGTTTCACTAAACGTTGAAAACTATATATGGATCATCATGAAACGTTGAACAATGACGAAAGCTTAGAAATAATAATCTGTGAAACAGAAGAGACTCAGATCGTACACAAAACACATATGCATCACCCATACTTCAAATAATCCAACTACAATTACGTATGCTCTTACATCATAAccatcaaataatataattttgtagtCTTCATCACTCTTATAAAGGATAAGGACACTGCAGAGGGAAAACCACAAAACCAAGAGAGGGAACTTCACTGCTACCCATTTTTCATTTGCCTCTTGTAGCCATGGTTCTCCAAAAAAATCCTCACTTTGTATTATTCCCCTTTATGGCTCAAGGCCACATCATCCCCATGATGGACATTGCAAGAATATTGGCACAGCGTGGTGTGATTATCACAGTATTCACAACCCCAGAAAACGCATCACGTTTCAATTCTGTCATATCTCGAGCTGTTTCATCGGGCCTCAAAATCCGTTTTGTACAActaaatttttcatcaaaagaaGCAGGGCTACCCGAAGGGTGCGAGAATTTGGACATGGTCTCTTCAAATGATATGTCCAAAATTTTCCAAGTCATCCACATGCTCCAAAAGCCAGCAGAGGAGTTCTTTCAAACACTTACACCTAAACCAAGTTGCATAATCTCAGATTTCTGCATCTCTTGGACTGTTCAATTAGCTGAAAAGTATCACATTCCAAGGATTTCTTTCCACGGATTTTCTTGTTTTTGCCTCCACTGCCGGCACCTCATACATACTTCAGATTTTTGCAAAAGCATCACTTCACAATCCGAATACTTCACCATTCCCGGCATACCCGACAAGATTCAAGTTACCAAAGAGCAGTTACCAGGATCACTTGCCACTGATTTGAACGACTTTAAAGAGCAGGTGCGTGATGCTGAAAAGAAGTCTTATGGGGTTATCGTAAATACTTTCGAAGAGTTGGAGAAGGCATATGTGAGGGAATACAAGAAGGTTAAAAATGATAAGGCGTGGTTCATTGGTCCTGTTTCATTatgcaacaaagatgatttGGACAAGGCTCAAAGAGGCAACCAGGCTTCAATTAACGAGCACCATTGCTTGAAGTGGTTAGACTTGCATCAACCCAAGTCTGTGGTGTATGTTTGTTTTGGAAGCATATGCAACTTGATTCCTTCACAACTTGTGGAGCTGGCCTTGGCCTTGGAAGATACAAAAAGGCCATTTATATGGGTTGTAAGGAATGGAAGCCAGTTCCAAGAACTGGAAAAGTGGATCTCCGAGGAAGGGTTTGAGGAAAGGACCAAAGGGAGAGGCCTTATAATACGAGGTTGGGCACCACAAGTAATGATACTATCACACCCTTCCATTGGAGGATTCTTAACACACTGTGGTTGGAATTCAACGCTTGAAGGGATAAGTGGTGGAGTGCCACTTGTTACTTGGCCTCTGTTTGGTGATCAATTTTTAAACGAGAAACTTGTTACTGATGTGTTGAAGATTGGGGTGAGGGTTGGGGCAGAGGTTCCATTGAAGTGGGGAGAGGAAGAGCAGAAAGGTGTGACGGTGAAGAAGGATGATATTAAGAGGGCGATATGCATGGTGatggatgaagatgaagaagaaaccaaagagagaagagaaagggtAAGTAAATTGAGTGAAATGGGAAAGAGAGCTGTTGAAGAAGGAGGCTCTTCTCATCTCAATGTCACTTTGCTTATCCAAGACATTCTGCAACAAACAACTACCAAAGAGGATGCAAATTTGACGCACGTTTGAagattctccattcacatgtTGACGTACTATTCCTTTCATCTTTAAGTTCATATAATATAACCCCTATTTGTTATGGTTAATAGACAGAAGCAGTTTCATTTATGGAGGGAACATTCAAAAGCGAGAGggaatattttgatatataacaACCATGAATCATAATCTATTGaataaagttatttaatttaaatataaaaataacaaatagatTGGAAAGTGGGAGTAAAATATGTGTCTAGTGGACAACATGGTCCATTGATTTGTCTCTGTCCAATGACAAACTGTATACGTCCATGCGCTATAGTTGTTTGTCTTATTGTGTCACTTTCGCTACATCTATATCTGCACGTGATACATTATCACTTTAGgtattagttatatttttgtCTCGTGATTTGTTTacttctatttttgtttaatttcgaaataaatagttttattttatcttgtcATTCTAAGCCAGTTCAACTCGATTACTtcttctatttaaatttatttgaaatgatGACTTTAACTAACAGTGATAAGTTTAAGTTGTCACTAAAAAACTATTTCTAATCAATAAATTTTCTGTAACATTGTCAGTATTCAAGACTAACAATTCTAATTCAATTTAGAAAGAAAGTATCGaattgtattaattattaaaacttaAGGAAGTAAATTGTATTAGAAACATACTAGTGCTCCTGTTTAAGGTGtagttaataaatattgaattttataaaaattcataagtaactataatattaaataaatcataactttattaattattagtttatttttactttatttggaaaataaaaatacctatgaatgttatatattttagttatatattttataattgataatttatttgataaaaaaaataattaaataatataataactatattttaatattgttaaaaattaaaatataaataagcacaaaaaaataacagagaaaataaaataattttttttctttaaaaacatacaatattatgttaattatttctttattaaaaaacaaaagatattttatttttcttttaatttaattttgtgtgtgtttaatatattttaatttttaacaatattcaaatacaatcattttattatttaattactatttaaattttttatatcaaataaattatcaattataaaataaataatatttatgagtatttttatcatttaaataaaataaaagtatactCATAATTAGTacagttataatttatttaattttacagttatttattaacttttacgAAATTCAATATTAACTGTTTGCATAGACCAATACTACATCAACAACATTAAAGGCAGCATTAATAAGATACTTTTGAATCCATTCACAGTTTACTTCTATAAAGATACTATGATTCCATCATTCCACAAACGGAGAAGATCATATATACCCATAAAGTAGTAATTAATACGAGAGAGAATATTACCAAATTCCTTTTTGGAAAGTTTCAAGTACCTTAAAAATGCTGAATTAGAaattatagatttaaaatatttacaatattgtATCTTAATTGTGATTTTCAATGCACGGTCGTTCTAATTTTAGATaaagttttcatatatttttaaggttaacttaattagttaatttaaaaCCCTAAATTGTTTGGAGAAATTATTACttctctaaattaaaataataattaattaaatcgtTTGATTTATCTTGTAATATTTGATTTAGATCTCTAGAAGTAGTTTACATAACAGTGTTATAATCGTCACCGCAACAAATGCTATAATTAACAAATTACAAGATTAAGAATTCAGTTAGGTCATGTCTTCAGTACTTACTAGTTAATTTGACCTACTTTTAATACCCTGGACACCAATATCGATTAACATATATATCTTATGAAAAG carries:
- the LOC114173275 gene encoding UDP-glycosyltransferase 73C1-like; translation: MPSQERKPHFVLFPLMAQGHMIPMMDIAKILVHRNITVTVVTTPHNATRFTSIFDRYVESGFPIRLVQVQFPCEEAGVPDGCENLDMIPSLGTATGFFQATSLLQQPVEKLFEELTPAPSCVISDMCLPYTSHIAKKFNIPRISFGGVSCFFILCKHNMAIYNVLESVTSESDSFVVPGIADKIEITKAQSAQPMNESWKYFSGEIVAAEMATYGVIMNSFEELEAAYARDYKKVKDGKVWCIGPVSLVNKDHLDKAQRGRASVDESQHVKWLDNQKEGSVIYACLGSLCNLTAPQLIELGLALEASERPFIWVIRGGNHSAALEKWIEENGFEERTSGRSLLIRGWAPQLLILSHPAIGGFITHCGWNSTLEAICAGVPMITWPLFADQFLNESFVVQVLKVGVKVGVEIQMTWGKEEEIGVAVKKEDVERAIVEIMEVTSESEERRKRVRELSVMAERAVEKGGSSHSNVTLLIQDIMQKIERDV
- the LOC114173760 gene encoding UDP-glycosyltransferase 73C1-like, giving the protein MVLQKNPHFVLFPFMAQGHIIPMMDIARILAQRGVIITVFTTPENASRFNSVISRAVSSGLKIRFVQLNFSSKEAGLPEGCENLDMVSSNDMSKIFQVIHMLQKPAEEFFQTLTPKPSCIISDFCISWTVQLAEKYHIPRISFHGFSCFCLHCRHLIHTSDFCKSITSQSEYFTIPGIPDKIQVTKEQLPGSLATDLNDFKEQVRDAEKKSYGVIVNTFEELEKAYVREYKKVKNDKAWFIGPVSLCNKDDLDKAQRGNQASINEHHCLKWLDLHQPKSVVYVCFGSICNLIPSQLVELALALEDTKRPFIWVVRNGSQFQELEKWISEEGFEERTKGRGLIIRGWAPQVMILSHPSIGGFLTHCGWNSTLEGISGGVPLVTWPLFGDQFLNEKLVTDVLKIGVRVGAEVPLKWGEEEQKGVTVKKDDIKRAICMVMDEDEEETKERRERVSKLSEMGKRAVEEGGSSHLNVTLLIQDILQQTTTKEDANLTHV